Proteins encoded by one window of Gemmatimonadota bacterium:
- a CDS encoding tRNA guanosine(34) transglycosylase Tgt has product MSHECGSARLGWLDTPHGVVETPAFMPVGTHGVVRGLSMEEVAAAGGRMVLANAYHLYLRPGDMMVRALGGLHAFTRWNGPMLTDSGGFQVFSLARLRTVTEDGVEFQSHIDGSTHQYTPESVMRIERNLGADVMMQLDELIQGRSDAAAARSAMERSLRWLQRCRIEFDRISREGRAPIPDFAVPLGAPTLACDSPAPPQALFPIVQGGTYPDLRRASVAGILDSGDWSGVAIGGLSVGETKDDTYAMLEVCDPILPRNVPRYLMGVGFPDDLIEGVRRGIDLFDCVAPTRMGRDGTAFTPDGKMQIRQSSYRTDRRPLVDGCNCPCCMQYDRAYLRHLFASEEMLGKRLLALHNISFLINLMRGARGALQGGVFDSWSAEWLAQYRSTV; this is encoded by the coding sequence ATGTCACATGAGTGCGGCTCTGCACGGCTCGGCTGGCTCGACACTCCGCATGGAGTAGTCGAGACACCCGCTTTCATGCCCGTAGGCACACATGGCGTCGTGCGCGGGCTCTCGATGGAGGAGGTCGCAGCAGCTGGGGGCCGGATGGTACTGGCGAACGCGTACCATCTCTACCTTCGTCCAGGCGACATGATGGTACGTGCGCTCGGCGGTCTCCATGCTTTTACGAGATGGAACGGCCCCATGCTTACCGACTCCGGCGGATTCCAGGTGTTCTCGTTGGCCAGGCTCCGAACAGTGACCGAGGATGGCGTCGAATTCCAGAGTCACATCGATGGCTCGACGCATCAGTACACGCCGGAAAGCGTGATGCGGATCGAGCGCAATCTTGGCGCCGACGTGATGATGCAGCTGGACGAGCTGATTCAAGGTCGGAGTGATGCAGCAGCAGCACGATCTGCCATGGAGCGAAGCCTCCGCTGGCTGCAACGCTGCAGGATCGAGTTCGATCGGATCTCTCGCGAAGGACGTGCTCCGATTCCGGATTTCGCAGTGCCGCTTGGCGCGCCGACTCTTGCATGTGACAGTCCGGCGCCGCCGCAGGCGCTTTTTCCCATAGTGCAGGGTGGTACCTATCCGGATCTTCGGAGAGCGTCGGTCGCCGGAATTCTCGACAGTGGAGACTGGTCCGGCGTCGCGATAGGTGGCTTGTCCGTCGGCGAAACGAAGGATGATACGTACGCGATGCTGGAAGTGTGCGATCCGATTCTACCTCGCAACGTCCCACGATATTTGATGGGCGTAGGCTTCCCGGATGACCTCATCGAGGGCGTGCGCCGCGGCATCGACCTGTTCGATTGCGTAGCGCCAACGCGGATGGGTCGCGATGGGACCGCATTCACCCCTGATGGAAAGATGCAGATTCGGCAGAGCAGCTATCGCACCGATCGTCGTCCATTAGTGGACGGATGCAACTGCCCTTGCTGTATGCAGTACGACCGGGCATATCTGCGGCATCTCTTTGCAAGCGAAGAGATGCTTGGCAAGAGGCTGCTCGCGCTGCACAACATATCGTTCCTCATCAACCTCATGCGCGGCGCCCGTGGCGCACTTCAAGGTGGTGTGTTCGATTCATGGAGCGCAGAGTGGCTGGCGCAGTACCGAAGTACTGTATGA
- a CDS encoding ATP-binding cassette domain-containing protein — protein MALLGMQDVSIAFGGPPVLDHAAFSIERGERVCLLGRNGTGKSTVLKLLDGTIAPDSGEIVRQTGIAVTRLEQEIPADLGGTIFDVVAAGLGDTGSLLTRYHAASQRVATDSSASALRDLDRLHRALDSANAWQVQTRVETVLFHLGLDGEAQFASASGGRKRQTLLARALVAEPDVLLLDEPTNHLDVDAVEWMETFLVDRGITLVLVTHDRAFLRRVATRIVELDRGQLVDWGADYDTYLERKEAALAAQAREWVEFDKKLAKEEVWIRTGIQARRTRNEGRVRSLEALRKERSARRERTGTAKLQAQESDRSGRLVVEARAVTFARGDRTIIRDFSTTIMRGDRVGLIGPNGSGKTTLLRLLLGELEPDSGTIRIGTGLDIAYFDQMREQLDPDRSVFDSVADGSDFIDIAGARKHVLGYLQDFLFSPDRSRAPVRALSGGERNRLLLARLFTRPFNLLVMDEPTNDLDIETLDLLEELLLEFNGTLLVVSHDRAFLDNVVTSTLVFEGDGRVGEYAGGYTDWLRQRRMPERETSTTSAASKPKRGAASTPTPARKRRLTYKETSELASLPDEIDRRENEREQIYTSLSDPAFLRDGAAVVAARDRLNEIELEMTRLMGRWEELETIASDS, from the coding sequence ATGGCGTTGTTGGGCATGCAGGACGTAAGCATAGCGTTCGGTGGACCGCCAGTCCTCGATCACGCCGCATTCAGCATCGAGCGCGGGGAACGCGTCTGTCTGCTCGGACGGAATGGCACTGGCAAGAGCACGGTATTGAAGCTGCTGGATGGTACCATCGCACCGGACAGCGGGGAGATTGTGCGCCAGACCGGGATCGCCGTAACGCGTCTGGAACAGGAGATCCCGGCCGATCTCGGGGGAACGATCTTCGACGTCGTTGCCGCCGGACTCGGCGACACGGGCAGCCTGCTTACGCGCTATCACGCGGCGAGCCAGCGAGTGGCGACTGACAGCAGTGCCAGCGCGCTGCGCGATCTGGATCGGCTGCATCGAGCGCTCGACAGCGCCAATGCATGGCAGGTTCAGACCCGGGTGGAAACCGTGCTCTTTCACCTGGGATTGGACGGCGAGGCACAGTTTGCGTCGGCGTCCGGCGGCAGAAAGCGTCAGACCCTGCTGGCTCGCGCGCTCGTAGCCGAGCCGGATGTGCTGCTGCTGGACGAGCCGACCAATCATCTCGACGTCGATGCAGTCGAATGGATGGAAACGTTTCTCGTGGATCGCGGCATCACTCTCGTGCTCGTCACGCACGACCGTGCCTTTCTGCGCCGCGTCGCCACACGCATCGTCGAGCTCGATCGTGGACAGCTGGTCGATTGGGGTGCCGATTACGACACATATCTCGAGCGAAAGGAGGCAGCACTCGCCGCCCAGGCGCGCGAATGGGTCGAGTTCGACAAGAAGCTCGCAAAGGAAGAAGTCTGGATTCGCACCGGCATCCAGGCGCGCAGGACTCGCAACGAGGGACGAGTTCGATCTCTCGAGGCGTTGCGGAAGGAACGCAGTGCGCGCCGTGAGCGCACAGGAACCGCGAAGTTGCAGGCACAGGAATCCGATCGGTCCGGACGACTGGTCGTGGAGGCGCGAGCCGTGACATTCGCGCGCGGTGACCGTACCATCATTCGCGATTTCTCGACGACTATCATGCGCGGTGATCGTGTCGGGCTCATCGGCCCGAACGGCTCCGGCAAGACGACGCTGCTGCGGCTGCTGCTTGGCGAGCTCGAGCCTGATTCCGGTACGATTCGCATCGGCACAGGACTCGATATAGCGTACTTCGATCAGATGCGCGAGCAGCTGGATCCCGACAGGAGCGTATTCGATAGCGTGGCCGACGGCTCCGATTTCATAGACATCGCCGGCGCGCGGAAGCACGTACTTGGTTATCTCCAGGATTTTCTCTTTTCGCCTGACCGCTCGCGCGCTCCCGTGCGCGCGCTATCCGGTGGAGAGCGAAATCGTCTGCTGCTGGCGCGTCTCTTTACGCGGCCGTTCAATCTGCTCGTGATGGACGAGCCGACCAACGACCTCGACATCGAGACGCTGGATCTCCTGGAAGAGCTTCTGTTGGAGTTCAATGGAACGCTGCTGGTCGTGAGCCACGATCGCGCGTTTCTCGACAACGTCGTCACGAGCACGCTGGTATTCGAGGGCGACGGTCGCGTGGGTGAGTACGCTGGTGGTTACACCGACTGGCTGCGCCAGCGACGAATGCCGGAGCGGGAAACGTCAACGACATCGGCAGCAAGCAAGCCGAAACGCGGCGCTGCTTCAACTCCGACGCCTGCGCGCAAGCGTCGCCTCACCTACAAGGAAACGAGTGAGCTGGCATCGCTTCCGGATGAGATCGACAGGCGCGAGAACGAGCGCGAGCAGATCTACACGTCGCTTTCAGATCCAGCATTCCTGCGAGATGGCGCAGCCGTCGTCGCCGCCAGGGATCGGCTCAACGAGATCGAGCTCGAGATGACCCGGTTGATGGGACGATGGGAGGAGCTGGAGACGATCGCGAGCGACAGCTAG
- a CDS encoding DUF4010 domain-containing protein, with product MDSTSLWPFLPTFQRLALALAIGLFAGLEREHRGKEAGLRTFAFIALIGCTGALLGESFALLSVGLTGVLIVLLNMQTMRAGEGIELTTSAALVLIVLAGILAGEGQTLTPTALAVITAALLAWKQPLHKFSLGLTDSELRSAILLAILAFVVYPVLPRGFADRWDLLDLRAAWIIVMLIAGIGFVNYILLKMYGPKGVALTGFLGGIVNSTVTVTEMATRDRDSGDALTGVAYAGILLAIVASILRNAVLLVLLAPAALVSGMLAFTLMIGAGVVLLVLHYRSVRASEATAQNQPLIPLTSPFSITSAIKYGLVFLAIQVTGILGQRLLGHAGFYFISIIGGVLSSASTVASAALLAAHGTITPSVAAIGAVLATAVSVLVNVVFATRVSKDPGLKKRLTLTMSSLAVLGILGVIVQNAVASLMTRP from the coding sequence TTGGACTCGACATCTCTCTGGCCTTTTCTGCCGACGTTCCAACGCCTGGCACTCGCACTTGCCATCGGGCTTTTTGCCGGGCTGGAGCGTGAGCATCGTGGCAAGGAGGCGGGGCTTCGGACCTTCGCCTTCATCGCGTTGATCGGATGCACCGGGGCGTTGCTGGGCGAGAGCTTCGCTCTGCTGAGCGTCGGGCTGACCGGCGTTCTGATCGTACTGCTGAACATGCAGACCATGCGAGCAGGCGAGGGGATCGAACTCACGACGTCGGCGGCGCTCGTGCTCATCGTGCTCGCTGGAATACTGGCAGGAGAAGGACAGACACTCACGCCCACCGCGCTTGCGGTGATAACGGCGGCGCTGCTGGCGTGGAAGCAGCCACTTCACAAGTTCAGTCTCGGTCTTACCGATTCGGAACTGCGGTCGGCGATACTGCTCGCGATTCTCGCGTTCGTTGTCTATCCGGTGTTGCCACGCGGATTCGCCGACCGTTGGGATCTCCTCGATCTCAGAGCAGCGTGGATAATCGTAATGCTCATCGCGGGCATCGGATTCGTGAATTACATCCTGCTCAAGATGTACGGCCCAAAAGGAGTCGCCTTGACGGGATTTCTTGGCGGAATTGTGAACAGCACGGTTACGGTCACGGAGATGGCTACACGTGACCGTGACAGCGGTGATGCGCTCACGGGCGTTGCGTACGCCGGAATCCTGCTTGCAATTGTAGCGTCCATACTTCGCAACGCAGTCCTGCTGGTACTGCTGGCACCGGCAGCACTCGTGAGTGGAATGCTTGCATTCACGTTGATGATCGGTGCGGGGGTCGTGCTACTCGTTCTTCACTACCGGTCGGTCAGAGCGTCCGAAGCAACGGCCCAGAATCAGCCCCTCATCCCATTGACTTCGCCGTTCTCCATCACATCGGCGATCAAGTATGGGCTCGTATTTCTCGCTATTCAGGTTACCGGAATACTCGGCCAGCGTCTGCTCGGCCATGCCGGTTTCTATTTCATCAGCATCATCGGCGGTGTTCTGTCGAGCGCGAGCACTGTCGCATCGGCCGCGCTGCTCGCCGCACACGGCACTATCACGCCATCGGTTGCTGCGATCGGCGCCGTTCTCGCGACCGCAGTGAGCGTGCTGGTGAATGTCGTGTTCGCTACACGTGTGTCGAAAGACCCCGGCCTCAAGAAACGTCTCACACTTACAATGAGCTCGCTCGCTGTGCTCGGCATCCTGGGTGTGATTGTCCAGAACGCCGTGGCGTCGTTGATGACTCGCCCGTGA
- a CDS encoding DUF3311 domain-containing protein, giving the protein MRRYRWLAAIPTLGMLGGVPFANRVHPYVLGLPFLLAWIVVWVVITSLVMALIYLLDSRRDAELASAAATVPDDSRSS; this is encoded by the coding sequence ATGAGGCGATATCGCTGGCTCGCCGCGATTCCCACACTCGGGATGCTTGGCGGCGTGCCATTCGCCAATCGCGTCCATCCATACGTATTGGGCCTGCCGTTTCTGCTCGCGTGGATCGTTGTGTGGGTTGTGATCACGTCCCTCGTGATGGCGCTCATCTACCTGCTCGACAGCAGGCGCGATGCCGAGCTGGCGAGTGCGGCCGCGACGGTGCCTGACGATTCGAGATCATCGTGA
- a CDS encoding methyltransferase domain-containing protein, with protein sequence MTAADKITPSHADYGLDAPGVVRVMSICGIVAVVVGIVAGRPVFTAAVLRQVAIGSILLWIGWALLVGAGLMMASSRWGKLRARDRLLERLAFNGAETVLDVGCGHGLLLIGAAKRVPRGRAIGVDLWSQVDQKSNSAAATLANARAEGVEDRVEVRDADMRALPLDDSSVDVVVSSLAIHNVTGDAERRKAIREMVRVLKPGGRVGILDIAHVGDYAKEFRAAGMGEVELHGITPWIYPPARVLTAVK encoded by the coding sequence ATGACTGCAGCCGACAAGATCACGCCGTCGCACGCCGATTACGGTCTGGATGCGCCGGGCGTCGTTCGCGTCATGTCGATCTGCGGCATCGTGGCCGTCGTGGTCGGGATCGTGGCCGGCCGGCCCGTATTTACGGCGGCGGTGCTGCGTCAGGTCGCGATCGGGTCGATCCTGCTATGGATCGGCTGGGCATTGTTGGTCGGCGCCGGCTTGATGATGGCGAGCAGCAGGTGGGGGAAGCTGCGGGCTCGTGACCGTTTGCTGGAGCGGCTCGCATTCAACGGCGCGGAGACCGTGCTCGACGTCGGGTGCGGGCATGGATTGCTGCTGATCGGTGCGGCGAAACGAGTTCCACGCGGTCGCGCGATCGGCGTGGATCTCTGGTCGCAGGTCGATCAGAAGAGCAACTCCGCGGCTGCAACACTGGCGAACGCTCGCGCGGAGGGAGTGGAGGATCGGGTCGAAGTGCGCGACGCAGACATGCGTGCACTACCGTTGGACGACTCGAGCGTCGATGTGGTGGTATCGAGCCTCGCAATTCACAACGTGACCGGAGACGCTGAGCGACGCAAGGCGATTCGCGAGATGGTGCGAGTGCTCAAACCCGGCGGACGTGTGGGAATCCTCGACATCGCGCACGTCGGGGATTACGCGAAGGAGTTTCGCGCCGCGGGTATGGGCGAGGTCGAGCTGCATGGAATCACGCCGTGGATATATCCGCCTGCGCGCGTGTTGACGGCGGTGAAGTAG
- a CDS encoding metallophosphoesterase family protein: MRIAVFADVHGNLLALEAVLADIAWRSPDVTVNLGDCLSGPLQAAATADLLMSRDFLTIRGNHDRQLLDRPFEQMGAADQAAYSEMNDSHRAWLATFPATAVLGDMFLCHGSPDSDLTYLLEHVGPSGASLAPPEQVRDLVRGISQPVVLCGHTHMQRAVTVADGPLVINPGSVGLPAFHDDVPYPHVIQSGSPHARYAILDESGGHWRADFIAVEYDSDSAAALAEKSGSPWARAIATGYAPVP; this comes from the coding sequence ATGCGCATAGCTGTCTTCGCTGACGTTCACGGAAATCTGCTCGCGCTGGAGGCAGTCCTCGCAGACATCGCGTGGCGCTCGCCTGACGTTACGGTCAACCTCGGCGACTGTCTCTCCGGACCGCTGCAGGCAGCGGCGACAGCAGACCTGCTCATGTCTCGCGACTTCCTCACCATCCGCGGCAATCACGATCGCCAGCTGCTGGATCGCCCATTCGAGCAGATGGGCGCCGCCGATCAGGCCGCGTATTCGGAGATGAACGACAGTCATCGCGCATGGCTCGCGACCTTTCCAGCCACAGCAGTGCTCGGCGACATGTTTCTCTGCCACGGATCGCCGGACAGCGATCTCACATATCTCCTCGAGCACGTGGGCCCGAGCGGAGCTTCGCTTGCACCGCCGGAGCAGGTGCGTGATCTCGTTCGCGGCATATCACAGCCAGTAGTGCTCTGCGGCCACACGCACATGCAGCGCGCGGTTACGGTCGCGGACGGACCTCTCGTCATCAATCCGGGCAGCGTTGGGCTTCCGGCTTTCCATGATGATGTTCCCTATCCGCACGTGATTCAGTCTGGCAGCCCGCACGCACGCTATGCGATTCTTGACGAATCCGGCGGACATTGGCGCGCGGATTTCATTGCGGTCGAATACGACTCGGATTCCGCAGCGGCGCTCGCCGAGAAATCAGGAAGTCCGTGGGCGCGCGCTATCGCTACCGGGTACGCGCCAGTTCCGTAA
- a CDS encoding sodium:solute symporter family protein → MARRGHVMSLEQWSVGGRGFGSVFVFLLMAGEIYTTFTFLGGSGWAYGKGAPAFYILCYGAIAYSVSYFLLPIVWRYAQTRRLVSQADFFVAKYESKTLGVVVALVSVAALVPYLVLQLKGLGIIVSEASGGVITQAVAVWTSSIALVGYVVVSGVRGSAWTSALKDVMILAAAVGIGVYLPLHYFGGYRAMFEAVEAAKPGALTLPGSGMSPAWFISTVLLTATGFYMWPQFFAGVYTARSENVFRKNAVILPLYQLVVLFVFFTGFAAMLVVPGLKGAAADLSLLRIVEQSFGSWTVGVIGAAGLLTALVPGSMILITAGTIISQNIYRVMAPAASDRTVSLVARSLVPVLTLVAVILTLRGGQTLVVLLLMGYNFVTQLFPALILSLGERQRVSAASAIAGIVAGELTVVFLTVTGASVATLLPGAPQMVKDLNVGFVALAVNAVVLTVVALATRVETPVVTELARTR, encoded by the coding sequence ATGGCGCGACGCGGCCATGTGATGAGTCTCGAACAGTGGAGCGTTGGAGGACGCGGATTCGGATCGGTATTCGTGTTTCTGCTCATGGCCGGCGAGATCTACACGACGTTCACCTTCCTCGGCGGCAGTGGCTGGGCCTACGGCAAGGGCGCTCCTGCATTCTACATCCTCTGTTACGGTGCGATCGCATACAGCGTCTCGTATTTCCTGCTGCCGATAGTGTGGCGATATGCGCAGACGCGCAGACTCGTATCGCAGGCGGATTTCTTCGTTGCGAAGTACGAGAGCAAGACACTCGGTGTCGTCGTTGCGCTCGTCAGCGTCGCGGCGCTCGTGCCGTATCTCGTGCTTCAACTCAAGGGACTCGGCATCATAGTTTCCGAAGCCTCGGGCGGAGTCATCACGCAGGCAGTGGCGGTGTGGACGTCGAGCATCGCACTGGTCGGATATGTGGTGGTGTCTGGAGTGCGAGGGTCGGCGTGGACGTCTGCGCTGAAGGATGTGATGATTCTCGCTGCTGCGGTTGGCATCGGTGTCTATCTGCCACTGCACTATTTCGGCGGGTACCGCGCGATGTTCGAGGCCGTCGAGGCGGCGAAACCGGGCGCACTGACGCTGCCTGGATCCGGAATGAGTCCGGCATGGTTCATCTCCACAGTCCTGCTCACGGCGACGGGTTTCTACATGTGGCCGCAGTTCTTTGCAGGAGTGTACACGGCACGCAGCGAGAACGTGTTCCGCAAGAATGCGGTGATCCTTCCGTTGTATCAGCTGGTGGTGCTGTTCGTGTTCTTCACCGGGTTCGCGGCGATGCTCGTTGTGCCAGGCCTCAAGGGCGCGGCCGCTGATCTCTCGCTATTGCGCATCGTCGAGCAGAGTTTCGGATCGTGGACCGTCGGCGTGATCGGGGCCGCCGGCCTGCTGACGGCGCTCGTGCCTGGATCGATGATTCTCATCACCGCGGGCACGATCATATCTCAGAACATTTACAGAGTGATGGCGCCCGCCGCATCCGACCGAACCGTGTCACTGGTCGCGCGCTCGCTCGTGCCGGTGTTGACACTGGTCGCCGTGATTCTCACTCTTCGTGGCGGCCAGACGCTCGTCGTGCTTCTTCTGATGGGCTACAACTTCGTGACGCAACTCTTTCCCGCACTCATATTGAGCCTGGGTGAGCGCCAGCGTGTGAGTGCTGCGAGCGCGATCGCCGGGATTGTAGCCGGTGAGCTCACCGTTGTGTTTCTCACTGTCACCGGTGCATCCGTCGCGACGCTGCTTCCAGGCGCCCCGCAGATGGTGAAGGATCTGAACGTCGGCTTCGTTGCGCTGGCTGTGAATGCAGTCGTGCTTACTGTGGTCGCGCTGGCGACGCGTGTAGAAACACCGGTCGTTACGGAACTGGCGCGTACCCGGTAG
- a CDS encoding PadR family transcriptional regulator, giving the protein MEMDDTGRFSDPSLLILTSLADGPKHGYAMTRDIEDFGGVALGPGTLYGAIARLEESGLIEALPAEDRRKPYRLTRDGSHELAARLRGMARFAATGLARLGAASESDCK; this is encoded by the coding sequence ATGGAAATGGATGATACCGGCCGGTTTTCCGACCCGTCGCTGCTCATTCTGACGAGTCTGGCGGACGGGCCAAAACATGGCTACGCGATGACCCGGGACATCGAGGATTTCGGCGGCGTCGCGCTGGGGCCGGGCACGCTCTACGGAGCCATCGCGCGTCTGGAGGAGAGCGGCTTGATCGAGGCGCTGCCAGCGGAGGACCGGCGCAAGCCGTACCGACTGACGCGCGATGGATCGCACGAGTTGGCAGCACGGCTCCGCGGCATGGCGAGATTTGCAGCAACCGGGCTGGCTCGGCTTGGGGCTGCGTCCGAAAGTGACTGCAAATAG
- a CDS encoding amidohydrolase — MAAPVSQSETVETVREEVIGWRRYLHQHPERSFHEERTSQWIADTLAGFGGLEITRPTPTSVLARLKGAGPGPVLAIRADIDALPIEERNTHSFISRNPGTMHACGHDGHTAMLLGAVKVLVGRRDSLAGEVRFIFQHAEELHPGGAEELVKAGVMDGVDIVIGAHLWLPLEVGKVGVKAGELMAAPDKICITITGSGGHAALPHQTVDPIAVSAQFITNLQHVVARNVDPLQPSVISITRIAGGTTHNVIPGSVEMEGTVRTFDENLRTEMPRHIERILAGITSAHGASYTFSYERGYRPVVNDERAAALLRRAVVRALGEEALTEAIPCMGGEDFSAYQQRAPGGFFFVGARCEERGIVQPHHHECFDIDERALDCGTRIFVVAALDFLAPSHG, encoded by the coding sequence TTGGCGGCTCCAGTTTCACAGAGCGAAACCGTAGAGACGGTTCGCGAAGAGGTCATAGGGTGGCGGCGCTACCTGCATCAGCACCCTGAGCGCTCGTTTCACGAGGAGCGAACCTCTCAATGGATTGCCGACACTCTCGCTGGATTCGGCGGCCTCGAGATCACGCGACCCACTCCGACGAGTGTCCTGGCGCGCCTCAAGGGCGCGGGTCCGGGGCCGGTGCTGGCCATCCGTGCAGACATCGACGCTCTTCCGATCGAGGAGCGCAACACCCACAGTTTCATTTCCCGGAACCCGGGCACCATGCACGCATGTGGCCACGACGGCCATACGGCGATGCTGCTCGGCGCCGTGAAGGTGCTGGTCGGCCGACGCGATTCGCTCGCTGGCGAGGTGCGTTTCATCTTCCAGCACGCCGAGGAGCTCCATCCTGGCGGGGCCGAGGAGCTGGTGAAGGCTGGTGTGATGGACGGGGTGGATATCGTGATCGGCGCACACCTCTGGCTTCCCCTCGAGGTTGGCAAGGTCGGCGTAAAGGCCGGTGAACTCATGGCTGCCCCAGATAAGATCTGTATAACGATTACGGGAAGCGGCGGGCACGCCGCCCTGCCGCATCAGACCGTCGATCCGATTGCCGTGTCCGCGCAGTTCATCACCAATCTGCAACACGTTGTCGCCCGTAACGTCGATCCATTGCAACCATCGGTGATATCGATAACGCGGATTGCCGGCGGAACCACGCACAACGTGATTCCAGGCTCGGTCGAGATGGAAGGAACGGTACGGACTTTCGATGAGAATCTGCGTACGGAAATGCCGCGGCATATCGAGCGCATTCTCGCCGGCATCACGTCGGCGCATGGCGCGAGCTACACATTTTCGTACGAGCGCGGTTATCGGCCAGTAGTGAATGACGAGCGCGCCGCCGCACTGCTGCGTCGAGCAGTGGTTCGTGCACTTGGTGAGGAGGCGCTCACCGAGGCCATTCCCTGCATGGGCGGCGAGGATTTTTCAGCGTACCAGCAACGTGCGCCCGGCGGGTTCTTCTTTGTCGGTGCACGTTGCGAGGAGCGAGGGATAGTACAGCCGCATCATCACGAATGCTTCGACATCGACGAGCGCGCACTCGACTGCGGAACGCGCATATTCGTCGTCGCGGCACTGGACTTTCTCGCGCCGTCGCACGGATGA
- a CDS encoding M15 family metallopeptidase, whose protein sequence is MPVTEPTVRSTVGKRRSAYNALVCATLILSTLGAATVRAQTSIGPAPRPAPSAWMGLIGEYGDGDRMLISERDGSLYATVEWLTPYPVRQISADVFQWPREGLYGGSRVTFQRGANGRATQLTVGGIVFPRRQIGPESGTQLRVTPVRPVEELRTIALAAAPPVEPPSARKPDLVELTTLDSTIKLEIRYATTNNFLGSRMYTQARAFMQRPAAEAVVRASRALHKRGYGLLIHDAYRPWYVTKIFWDATPADKKWLVANPAHGSMHNRGCAVDLTLYDLRTGQPVAMVSTYDESTDRAYAEYPGGTSLQRWHRALLRSVMEAEGFTANPQEWWHFDYKDWHDYPIMNVTFEQVSATKGAH, encoded by the coding sequence ATGCCTGTGACTGAACCGACTGTACGATCAACCGTCGGCAAGCGTCGAAGCGCATACAACGCGCTCGTTTGCGCGACACTCATTTTGTCGACACTCGGCGCTGCTACCGTCAGGGCGCAGACGAGCATCGGCCCCGCGCCCAGGCCTGCTCCATCCGCCTGGATGGGTCTCATTGGCGAATACGGTGACGGCGATCGAATGCTCATCTCGGAACGCGATGGATCGCTCTACGCCACAGTCGAATGGCTCACGCCGTACCCCGTCCGCCAGATTTCCGCTGACGTGTTTCAGTGGCCGCGTGAAGGGTTGTACGGTGGTTCGCGAGTGACGTTCCAGCGCGGTGCAAACGGCCGCGCAACGCAGCTCACCGTTGGTGGGATAGTATTCCCACGCAGGCAGATTGGACCCGAATCCGGCACTCAGCTACGCGTAACGCCGGTCCGTCCGGTGGAGGAGTTGCGTACCATCGCTCTGGCCGCAGCGCCGCCTGTCGAGCCGCCGAGCGCGCGCAAGCCGGATCTGGTCGAGCTGACGACGCTCGATTCCACGATCAAGCTCGAGATCCGCTACGCGACCACCAACAACTTCCTGGGCAGCCGCATGTACACGCAGGCGCGCGCATTCATGCAACGGCCCGCCGCCGAAGCCGTGGTTCGCGCCAGCCGCGCGCTGCACAAGCGTGGCTATGGCTTGCTGATTCACGACGCGTATCGCCCGTGGTACGTGACGAAGATCTTCTGGGACGCGACTCCGGCAGACAAGAAATGGCTGGTTGCAAATCCAGCACACGGATCGATGCACAATCGCGGTTGCGCCGTGGATCTCACGCTGTACGATCTCAGGACCGGCCAACCAGTCGCGATGGTCAGCACTTACGACGAGAGCACCGATCGGGCGTACGCCGAATATCCGGGTGGCACGTCGCTACAACGTTGGCACAGGGCGTTGCTGCGTTCGGTGATGGAGGCCGAGGGCTTCACCGCGAACCCGCAGGAGTGGTGGCACTTCGACTACAAGGATTGGCACGATTATCCAATCATGAACGTGACGTTCGAGCAGGTCAGTGCAACGAAGGGCGCGCACTAG
- a CDS encoding VOC family protein — translation MLGNRNVFATIAVKDIHVAQKFYEDTLGFVHDGPRRRGVLNYRSGATMLLVYASQYAGTNQATSASWDAGDEIEDIVKGLRGKGITFEHYTMPDTVLEGDIHVSGNMRVAWFKDPDGNILNLFSSGQR, via the coding sequence ATGCTGGGGAACAGAAACGTCTTTGCCACAATCGCGGTGAAAGACATCCATGTGGCGCAGAAATTCTACGAAGACACACTCGGCTTCGTGCACGACGGCCCGCGGCGACGTGGCGTTCTCAATTACCGCAGCGGTGCGACGATGCTCCTCGTCTACGCATCGCAGTACGCAGGCACGAATCAGGCAACTTCGGCGAGCTGGGACGCTGGCGATGAGATTGAAGACATCGTCAAGGGGCTGCGCGGAAAGGGCATAACGTTCGAGCACTACACGATGCCCGATACCGTGCTCGAAGGGGACATCCATGTGTCGGGCAACATGCGCGTCGCCTGGTTCAAGGATCCGGATGGAAACATCCTCAATCTGTTCAGCAGTGGACAGAGATAG